A single genomic interval of Zingiber officinale cultivar Zhangliang chromosome 4A, Zo_v1.1, whole genome shotgun sequence harbors:
- the LOC121971289 gene encoding B3 domain-containing protein Os07g0563300-like, translated as MSSPSSAPVAAPAAKICFNTQCKESIADHIAPRRRGWRLRSGEIAELCDRCSSSFEQGTFCETFHSNDSGWRNCETCGKRVHCGCIASAQSYGFLDAGGIECIPCPRKSLATAPNQISSSLMFMQQHAPERRDSPAKTWRSMANPLSGQWRQASHMWNMTMQSDLQQRLSYEFDRPSSIEKLAHGGRHSIATHEKKFEPERKTNTDLNNISRDKYIHGNAGENDPMSTRKSVSTDPCSTSSIVNFEAKPNSSIKLQQLPVTKENSSILISLSASFPSSNGVKEPMKLSSNQSPSQITTPLSKQFYPQRMNEAELQVQMRNGRTRVDAYPRTQLLPRYWPRITNQELQQISGDPQSSITPLFEKMLSASDAGRIGRLVLPKKCAEAYFPTISQPEGLPLKVQDASGKDWIFQFRFWPNNNSRMYVLEGVTPCIQAMQLQAGDTVTFSRIDPEGKLVMGFRKASSSSNEQDPETHKSSTDISPPPEADQITSLIQKDGSTSKLLQVPSKRKAKALGLKSNCLRIENEEPMELKLTWEEAQMLLCPPPNSSPSIVVIEGLEFEEYEEAPVLGKRTYLTSDQAGSSSSAQELSLEQIANMVSCKSGILKKRKAKAKGDNVEVSDGLDTLANLAILGYSENRQSSQPTTRHPRHKPGCTCIVCIQPPSGKGPKHKPHCTCNVCLTVKRRFRTLELRREKRQSEKESEMPGKQQSPVLPPEVLPQPGSMDAASTGPSDEVATQKVDKLIADTVVDEASEHRTTSASPHKTPQIDLNIQPEREEEPLVQPQAVSLVPY; from the exons ATGTCTTCGCCTTCTTCGGCGCCTGTAGCGGCGCCGGCGGCCAAGATCTGCTTCAACACTCAGTGCAAGGAGTCTATAGCGGACCATATAGCGCCTCGTCGGAGGGGCTGGCGCCTCCGCTCCGGAGAGATCGCCGAGCTCTGCGACCGCTGCTC ATCCTCGTTTGAGCAAGGAACCTTCTGCGAGACGTTTCATTCCAATGATTCTGGTTGGAGGAACTGTGAGACGTGTGGCAAG AGAGTGCATTGTGGGTGTATCGCATCAGCTCAGTCTTATGGTTTTCTTGACGCTGGTGGAATTGAGTGCATTCCATGCCCTAGGAAATCTCTTGCAACG GCACCAAATCAAATATCATCTTCTCTGATGTTTATGCAACAACATGCGCCTGAAAGGAGAGATTCACCTGCTAAAACCTGGAGATCAATGGCTAATCCATTGTCTGGACAGTGGCGTCAAGCTTCGCATATGTGGAATATGACAATGCAGTCTGATTTGCAACAAAGACTATCATATGAATTTGATAGACCTAGTAGCATTGAGAAATTGGCACATGGAGGCCGCCATTCTATTGCAACACATGAAAAGAAATTTGAGCCAGAGAGAAAAACTAATACTGACCTAAACAACATTTCACGAGATAAATACATTCATGGGAATGCAG GAGAAAATGATCCTATGTCTACAAGGAAATCAGTAAGTACAGACCCCTGCTCTACCAGTTCCATAGTAAACTTTGAAGCAAAACCAAATTCATCTATCAAGTTGCAACAATTACCTGTTACAAAAGAAAACTCGTCTATACTTATTAGCCTCTCAGCTTCCTTTCCATCATCAAATGGAGTAAAGGAACCAATGAAGCTTTCGTCAAATCAATCGCCATCACAAATAACTACTCCATTATCAAAGCAGTTTTACCCTCAGCGTATGAATGAAGCTGAACTGCAAGTTCAAATGCGCAATGGAAGAACTCGAGTTGATGCTTATCCACGGACACAATTGCTTCCTCGATATTGGCCTAGGATAACAAATCAAGAGCTACAACAAATATCTGGCGA CCCACAATCCTCCATCACTCCCTTGTTTGAAAAGATGTTAAGTGCTAGTGATGCTGGGCGGATTGGACGACTTGTGCTTCCAAAGAAATGTGCAGAG GCATATTTCCCTACAATTTCTCAGCCTGAAGGACTGCCTTTAAAAGTTCAGGATGCAAGTGGTAAAGATTGGATATTCCAATTTCGATTTTGGCCTAACAACAACAGTAGGATGTATGTTTTGGAGGGTGTTACACCTTGTATTCAGGCAATGCAACTGCAAGCAGGTGACACAG TTACATTTAGTAGGATAGATCCAGAAGGAAAGTTGGTCATGGGATTTAGAAAAGCTTCTAGCAGCTCTAATGAACAG GATCCTGAAACACATAAATCTAGCACTGATATCTCACCACCACCAGAAg CAGACCAAATCACCTCGCTTATACAAAAGGATGGATCTACTTCCAAGTTATTGCAGGTTCCTAGCAAAAGAAAAGCCAAAGCTCTTGGCTTAAAGAGTAACTGCCTGCGTATTGAAAATGAGGAACCCATGGAATTGAAATTGACATGGGAAGAGGCTCAAATGTTGCTCTGTCCGCCGCCAAACTCTTCTCCTAGTATTGTTGTTATTGAAGGCCTTGAATTTGAGGAATATGAG GAGGCACCTGTACTAGGGAAGAGGACATACCTTACCTCAGATCAAGCAGG ATCATCTTCTTCTGCTCAAGAGTTGAGTTTGGAGCAGATAGCAAACATGGTCTCTTGTAAATCAG GCATTTTGAAGAAGCGCAAGGCAAAAGCAAAAGGAGACAATGTCGAAGTATCAGACGGGCTTGATACACTTGCGAACCTTGCTATTCTTGGTTACAGTGAAAACCGCCAATCTTCCCAACCAACAACAAGGCATCCTCGGCACAAGCCTGGCTGCACATGCATTGTTTGTATTCAGCCTCCAAGTGGGAAGGGCCCCAAGCACAAGCCGCACTGCACATGCAACGTCTGCCTCACTGTGAAACGCAGGTTCAGAACACTAGAGTTAAGGCGTGAAAAACGTCAGTCGGAGAAGGAATCCGAGATGCCAGGAAAGCAGCAGTCACCCGTCTTGCCACCAGAAGTGTTACCGCAACCAGGGAGCATGGATGCTGCATCAACCGGTCCAAGCGATGAGGTTGCCACTCAGAAAGTAGATAAATTGATCGCTGATACAGTAGTTGACGAAGCATCTGAACACAGAACAACATCGGCATCGCCTCATAAAACACCTCAAATTGATTTGAACATTCAACCAGAGAGGGAGGAAGAGCCATTGGTACAACCTCAAGCTGTGTCACTGGTACCCTACTGA
- the LOC121971290 gene encoding uncharacterized protein LOC121971290 isoform X2 produces MATMAAASLIRAPPSSLHHPEGLWIRLCGRFWYSKGEHGMARSLIFSRRRRIRFGGVSVSAINQDAEKSFKKTVEVDRLIDLLKVADAKELDQLVVENVLAFNEAFWIRLAARTDTCRSDDDKKDYEELAASVMTIVDRLVHKTNERIGSATDVLKAILNPVVNGDEEISWPPRDPEALILMEKELEKKEQEGLLDEGFLSEVNAQLRQAKEDGDKPGLEAMLQKVLQVYASKILAKRSYANKGGKVLIAEKFLEAVIQAPENQWNKLLIDGLSVGKGEVPAEEFYTVIKKRIERVLIRTEGGSYEQRILVEYLRGIQSRTEEIVRALQGPPT; encoded by the exons ATGGCGACGATGGCCGCGGCCTCTCTGATCCGCGCCCCACCGAGCTCCCTTCATCATCCTGAG GGATTGTGGATTCGACTGTGTGGACGTTTTTGGTATTCAAAGGGGGAGCATGGGATGGCTCGTTCCCTAATCTTTTCGAGAAGGCGCAGGATCAGATTTGG GGGAGTATCAGTATCAGCTATCAATCAAGATGCTGAAAAATCCTTCAAGAAGACAGTGGAAGTGGACCGTCTAATCGATTTGTTGAAAGTTGCAGATGCTAAGGAA CTTGACCAACTTGTCGTGGAAAATGTCCTTGCATTCAACGAAGCCTTTTGGATCCGCCTTGCTGCTAGGACAGATACGTGCAGATCTGATGATGACAAA AAGGATTATGAAGAATTGGCTGCATCTGTGATGACCATAGTAGATCGCCTTGTCCATAAAACCAAT gAAAGGATAGGATCTGCAACTGATGTTCTTAAGGCTATTCTGAATCCTGTAGTGAATGGCGATGAAGAGATATCATGGCCTCCTAGAGATCCTGAAGCTCTTATTTTGATGGAGAAA GAACTAGAGAAGAAAGAACAAGAAGGTTTACTGGACGAAGGATTTCTTTCTGAAGTTAATGCTCAATTACGTCAA GCAAAAGAAGATGGGGATAAGCCAGGGCTCGAGGCTATGCTGCAAAAGGTCTTGCAAGTTTACGCTTCTAAAATACTTGCAAAACGTAGCTATGCAAATAAAG GGGGGAAAGTTTTGATAGCAGAGAAGTTTCTTGAAGCTGTGATTCAAG CTCCTGAGAACCAGTGGAATAAACTGTTGATCGATGGACTTAGTGTTGGCAAAGGCGAAGTTCCAGCAGAAGAATTTTACACGGTTATAAAGAAACGCATTGAACGAGTCTTAATACGCACT GAAGGAGGCTCATACGAACAACGCATCCTTGTTGAGTATCTCAGAGGCATACAATCAAGAACTGAGGAAATTGTTCGAGCACTTCAAGGGCCTCCAACTTGA
- the LOC121971290 gene encoding uncharacterized protein LOC121971290 isoform X1: protein MATMAAASLIRAPPSSLHHPEGLWIRLCGRFWYSKGEHGMARSLIFSRRRRIRFGGVSVSAINQDAEKSFKKTVEVDRLIDLLKVADAKELDQLVVENVLAFNEAFWIRLAARTDTCRSDDDKKDYEELAASVMTIVDRLVHKTNERIGSATDVLKAILNPVVNGDEEISWPPRDPEALILMEKELEKKEQEGLLDEGFLSEVNAQLRQAKEDGDKPGLEAMLQKVLQVYASKILAKRSYANKGEKTRNCYLFIMKSYVWFSNCSISAGGKVLIAEKFLEAVIQAPENQWNKLLIDGLSVGKGEVPAEEFYTVIKKRIERVLIRTEGGSYEQRILVEYLRGIQSRTEEIVRALQGPPT from the exons ATGGCGACGATGGCCGCGGCCTCTCTGATCCGCGCCCCACCGAGCTCCCTTCATCATCCTGAG GGATTGTGGATTCGACTGTGTGGACGTTTTTGGTATTCAAAGGGGGAGCATGGGATGGCTCGTTCCCTAATCTTTTCGAGAAGGCGCAGGATCAGATTTGG GGGAGTATCAGTATCAGCTATCAATCAAGATGCTGAAAAATCCTTCAAGAAGACAGTGGAAGTGGACCGTCTAATCGATTTGTTGAAAGTTGCAGATGCTAAGGAA CTTGACCAACTTGTCGTGGAAAATGTCCTTGCATTCAACGAAGCCTTTTGGATCCGCCTTGCTGCTAGGACAGATACGTGCAGATCTGATGATGACAAA AAGGATTATGAAGAATTGGCTGCATCTGTGATGACCATAGTAGATCGCCTTGTCCATAAAACCAAT gAAAGGATAGGATCTGCAACTGATGTTCTTAAGGCTATTCTGAATCCTGTAGTGAATGGCGATGAAGAGATATCATGGCCTCCTAGAGATCCTGAAGCTCTTATTTTGATGGAGAAA GAACTAGAGAAGAAAGAACAAGAAGGTTTACTGGACGAAGGATTTCTTTCTGAAGTTAATGCTCAATTACGTCAA GCAAAAGAAGATGGGGATAAGCCAGGGCTCGAGGCTATGCTGCAAAAGGTCTTGCAAGTTTACGCTTCTAAAATACTTGCAAAACGTAGCTATGCAAATAAAGGTGAAAAGACCCGcaattgttatttatttattatgaAAAGTTATGTATGGTTCTCAAATTGTTCGATTTCTGCAGGGGGGAAAGTTTTGATAGCAGAGAAGTTTCTTGAAGCTGTGATTCAAG CTCCTGAGAACCAGTGGAATAAACTGTTGATCGATGGACTTAGTGTTGGCAAAGGCGAAGTTCCAGCAGAAGAATTTTACACGGTTATAAAGAAACGCATTGAACGAGTCTTAATACGCACT GAAGGAGGCTCATACGAACAACGCATCCTTGTTGAGTATCTCAGAGGCATACAATCAAGAACTGAGGAAATTGTTCGAGCACTTCAAGGGCCTCCAACTTGA
- the LOC121972802 gene encoding uncharacterized protein LOC121972802, protein MSNIPLVHRSRHPLSSAAAAHRRRPRPSDAASDHRQPSANIVGRRRTSPSAAEHRQPPVTTTVGRRRPPSAAGDHRRPPATTVGRRRPPPLPVGDHRPPAPPATTAGRCPPTAVAVGDRRRRPPSVAAVVGCRWQVPTEEANDDHRWLPQAPAEEFFMTTKLSGE, encoded by the coding sequence atgtcgaatatacccctagtccaccGTAGTCGCCATCCACTGTCGTCGGCTGCCGCTGCCCACCGCCGTCGGCCCCGCCCATCGGACGCCGCCAGCGACCACCGCCAGCCGTCAGCGAACATCGTCGGCCGCCGCCGAACATCGCCGTCCGCTGCCGAACACCGTCAGCCGCCGGTGACCACCACCGTCGGCCGCCGGCGACCACCGTCGGCCGCCGGCGACCACCGTCGGCCGCCGGCGACCACCGTCGGCCGTCGACGACCACCACCGTTGCCCGTCGGCGACCACCGCCCGCCGGCGCCACCGGCGACCACTGCCGGTCGTTGCCCGCCGACCGCCGTTGCCGTCGGCGATCGTCGTCGGCGTCCACCGTCGGTCGCCGCCGTCGTCGGTTGCCGGTGGCAGGTGCCGACGGAGGAGGCCAACGACGACCACCGTTGGTTGCCACAAGCTCCGGCAGAG